The following proteins come from a genomic window of Anabrus simplex isolate iqAnaSimp1 chromosome 7, ASM4041472v1, whole genome shotgun sequence:
- the LOC137501546 gene encoding ionotropic receptor 75a-like: MTSQQLLRFVPTTMGKQGLQQQSEPVSVNCAELEDDWSHHSDLRYKHLNTWNKIFYVLVRQLSVKYNFRMREQMANTWGYMKDGNFDGMVGMLQRGEADMGSAGIVIKKYRLFAIDVTAEVTTFRPNFLFRQPRLSAVANIYLLPFSRGVWATYLSTLVLLTAVVVGIDKRMKKYMPSNGDHPPKWSDVVFRAMGILCDEGYPATPESLSSRIVLLFMLILSVFHVTSYGACVVSLLQTPSTGYDTLVELLDSPIKMAMQDIPYNETDSPIVHRIFKERLYTVPHKQAFMPLNEGVERVRHGMFAFHVDISAYKYIKDTYFEDEKCGLKRVPLFQTQMLSVPIAKNSPYKDLITRGLRWQRETGLINRELKRWTTSKPECANRDASFVSVGLQEFSPVLMVLFVGIGISITLFIVENLVFNLQKCHSKPKDLVITLRT, from the exons atgacgtcgcAACAACTGCTCCGCTTCGTCCCCACCACTATGGGCAAGCAAGGACTTCAGCAGCAGTCAGAACCAGTTTCTGTGAACTGTGCC GAACTTGAGGACGATTGGTCTCATCACAGTGACTTACGATATAAACACCTGAACACCTGGAACAAGATCTTCTATGTCTTGGTTCGTCAGCTCAGCGTCAAATACAATTTTCG CATGCGCGAGCAGATGGCTAACACGTGGGGATACATGAAGGATGGTAACTTCGATGGAATGGTCGGGATGCTTCAACGTGGAGAAGCCGATATGGGAAGTGCTGGAATTGTTATTAAGAAATATAGGCTGTTTGCCATCGACGTAACTGCTGAGGTAACAACATTCAg GCCGAACTTCCTTTTCCGCCAGCCGAGGCTGTCTGCTGTCGCCAATATCTACTTGCTGCCCTTCAGTCGAGGAGTGTGGGCTACTTACTTGTCTACACTTGTACTCCTCactgctgtggtggttggtattgacAAACGCATGAAGAAGTATATGCCTTCAAATGGAGATCATCCACCGAAGTGGAGTGACGTCGTCTTCCGAGCGATGGGTATACTCTGTGATGAAG gtTATCCCGCCACTCCAGAGTCATTGTCATCACGTATTGTGCTCCTCTTCATGTTGATACTCTCTGTGTTCCACGTGACGTCATACGGAGCATGCGTGGTTTCACTGCTGCAGACACCCAGCACAGGATACGACACACTGGTAGAACTGCTGGATAGTCCCATCAAGATGGCAATGCAAGACATACCGTACAAC GAAACGGACAGCCCCATAGTGCACCGTATATTCAAGGAACGACTGTACACAGTTCCACATAAGCAAGCCTTCATGCCTCTGAATGAAGGAGTTGAGCGCGTACGACATGGCATGTTCGCCTTCCACGTTGACATCAGCGCCTACAAGTACATCAAAGACACGTACTTCGAGGACGAGAAGTGTGGGCTGAAAAGGGTTCCTCTGTTCCAGACGCAGATGCTCAGCGTACCTATCGCAAAGAATTCACCATACAAGGATCTGATCACTAGAGG ACTCCGCTGGCAGAGGGAGACTGGTCTCATTAACAGAGAGCTGAAACGATGGACCACCTCCAAACCCGAGTGCGCGAACAGGGACGCGAGCTTCGTGTCTGTGGGCCTTCAGGAGTTCAGCCCGGTGTTGATGGTACTCTTCGTTGGAATAGGCATATCAATCACTCTGTTTATCGTGGAGAACCTCGTTTTCAACCTCCAGAAGTGTCACTCTAAACCGAAAGACTTGGTGATTACTCTGCGCACTTAG